ATGACGCCCTCAGCGGTGTTCTCCTCCATGGCGGTCACCCCCACGACTTTTCGACTCCTCCTTCGGCCGATCGGCTTCGTCGACCGGCATGGCAGCAGGGACGGGGACGTGCGGGGACAGGAGCCCCTCGGCGCGCAGTCCGTCCCAGACCGCCGCCGGTACCGTTCGCCCCAGCTGGTCCACCGTGTCGCGGACCTCCTCGGCGGAACGAGCTCCGGACAGTACGCTCGCGACCGCCGGATGGCCCAACGGGAAGCGCAGAGCGGCTGCGCGCAGCGGTACGCCGTGGCGTTCGGTGACCGCCTTCATGCGCAGCGCCCGGTCGAGCACATGGCGTGGGGCGGGCGCGTAGTCGTACGTGGACCCGGGTTTCGGGTCGGTGAGCAGACCCGAGTTGAACACCCCGCCGACGGTGACACTCCTGCCGCGGGCGGCGGCCTCCGGCAGCACCTCGGCAAGCCCCTCCTGCTCCAGCAGGGTGTAGCGGCCGGCGAGCAACACCACGTCGATGTCGGTCTCGCGCAGGAAGCGGGCGGCGAGCGCGCACTGGTTCACTCCGATGCCGATCGCCTTGACGACGCCCTCGCCACGCAGCCGTTCCAGCGCCGGGTACGCCTCGGTGAGAGCCTGCTCGGCGTGGTGGTCCGGGTCGTGCAGCAAGGCGATGTCCACACGGTCCAGGGCGAGGCGGTCCAGGCTCGCTTCCAGGGAGCGCAGGACGCCGTCGGAGCTGAAGTCCCACACTCGCCGGTGGGTGTCGGGCACGGCGAAGCCGTGGGCGAGATCGTCACCGCGGCCGCCTCCAGGGTTGGGTTCGAGCAGCCGCCCGACCTTGGTGGAGACGGTGTACGTGTCGCGGTCGCGGCCGCGCAGCGCGGCGCCCAGGCGTCGCTCGGACAGCCCGAGTCCGTAGTGCGGGGCGGTGTCGAAGGTGCGCACGCCCGCGTCCCAGGCCGCCTCCATCGCGGCGGACGCGGCCTCGTCGGAGACCGGGCGGAAGAGGTTGCCGATGCCGGCGGCCCCGAACGACAGCTCGGTGACCCTGACACCGGTGCCGCCCAGCGTCGTCGCTCTCATGAGCCGACCGCCGGGCGCAGCCGGAGCCCCTGCATGCCACCGTCGACGGCCAGGGAGATGCCGGTGACGGACGCCGCGGCGGGGCTCGCCAGGTAGACCACGGCCGCCGCCACCTCGTCCGCGGTGACCAGGCGGCGGGGGCTGGCGTGTGTCGAGGGCGGCGCGTTCCGCCTTCGGGTCGTCCGCGGCGTCCAGGAGCCGGGTCACCCAGGGGGTGTCGGCGGTGCCGGGGCTGACGCAGTTGACGCGGATGCCCTCACGGACATGGTCCGCGGCCATCGCCAGGGTCAGCGACAGCACCGCACCCTTGCTCGCGGAGTACAGGGCGCGCTGGGGGAGGCCCGCGGTGGCCGCGACGGAGCATGTGTTGACGACCGCCGCGTGCGACGAGCGCCGCAGATACGGCAGAGCGGCGCGGGTGGTGCGCACCGTTCCGAGGAGGTTGACGTCGAGGACGCGGTGCCACTCGTCGTCGGGGTTGTCCTCGACGGTACCGACGGCGCCGATGCCCGCGTTGTTGACCAGGATGTCCAGGCCGCCGAGCTGCTCGGCAGCGGCGTCCACGGCGACACGTACCGAGGCGTCGTCGGCGAGGTCGGCCTTGAGGGCGATGAGCGGCTCGGGGGCACCGGAGGGGTCGAGGTCGATGACGGCCACCGTGGCGCCGTGCTCGGCCGGCATCAGGGACGTGGCCAGCCCGATCCCGGACGCGCCGCCGGTGACGACGGCCTTGAGTCCTGACAGGCCGCTCATGCTGCTCAAAGGGGTGCCTTTCACGCTTGGGCGAAGGTCTGGCGCTGGGCGCCGAGGCCGTCGATGGCGAGCTCGACGGTGTCGCCGGGGCGGAGGTAGGGGGCGCCGGGGAGACCGAGGGCCACGCCCGCAGGAGTACCGGTGTTGATCACGTCGCCCGGTTCCAAAACCATGT
This region of Streptomyces caelestis genomic DNA includes:
- a CDS encoding aldo/keto reductase, with amino-acid sequence MRATTLGGTGVRVTELSFGAAGIGNLFRPVSDEAASAAMEAAWDAGVRTFDTAPHYGLGLSERRLGAALRGRDRDTYTVSTKVGRLLEPNPGGGRGDDLAHGFAVPDTHRRVWDFSSDGVLRSLEASLDRLALDRVDIALLHDPDHHAEQALTEAYPALERLRGEGVVKAIGIGVNQCALAARFLRETDIDVVLLAGRYTLLEQEGLAEVLPEAAARGRSVTVGGVFNSGLLTDPKPGSTYDYAPAPRHVLDRALRMKAVTERHGVPLRAAALRFPLGHPAVASVLSGARSAEEVRDTVDQLGRTVPAAVWDGLRAEGLLSPHVPVPAAMPVDEADRPKEESKSRGGDRHGGEHR